One region of Flavobacterium sp. GSB-24 genomic DNA includes:
- a CDS encoding ADP-ribosylglycohydrolase family protein encodes MILEAAIGDAYGAGFEFRDLDFISQNNNLTQYHKHGLYTEIYKRYTDDTQMAIAITELLLEDDNWNEIKVADKFVEVFHRDKRRGYSDRVYNALDVSTNGADFIKIINNGSNGNGSAMRAYSIGYLKDIKQILEFCEIQAKTSHNTVEGISCAKRIALAVHYFKYNLGDGSTLIAFLNETLKENENYRITSPIDMHGYPTTQAVIKMVSEAVSMKDCLKTGISYGGDADTVAALSMAILSQKQNCEKTLPLFLYEELENDKFGKDFLIKLDTALDNKFN; translated from the coding sequence ATGATTTTAGAAGCAGCAATAGGCGATGCATACGGTGCGGGTTTTGAATTTCGCGATTTAGATTTTATTTCTCAAAACAATAATCTGACTCAATATCATAAACACGGACTTTACACAGAGATTTATAAAAGATATACAGACGATACTCAAATGGCAATTGCAATTACAGAATTGCTATTAGAAGACGATAACTGGAACGAGATTAAAGTGGCAGATAAATTTGTTGAGGTTTTTCACAGAGATAAAAGGCGAGGATATTCAGACCGGGTTTATAATGCTTTAGATGTCAGTACAAACGGAGCTGATTTTATCAAAATAATCAACAACGGAAGTAACGGAAACGGTTCTGCAATGAGAGCATATTCTATCGGGTATTTAAAAGATATTAAGCAGATACTGGAATTCTGTGAGATTCAGGCGAAAACTTCTCATAATACAGTTGAAGGAATAAGTTGTGCCAAACGCATTGCTTTGGCAGTTCACTATTTTAAATATAATTTGGGTGATGGATCTACTTTGATAGCATTTCTAAACGAGACTTTAAAAGAGAATGAGAATTATAGAATTACTTCTCCAATTGATATGCACGGTTATCCTACAACACAAGCGGTTATTAAAATGGTCTCAGAAGCTGTTTCAATGAAAGACTGTCTAAAAACAGGGATAAGTTACGGAGGCGATGCCGATACAGTTGCAGCCTTGTCTATGGCAATTTTAAGTCAGAAACAAAATTGTGAGAAAACATTGCCTCTATTTCTTTACGAAGAATTAGAGAATGATAAATTCGGAAAAGATTTTCTAATAAAATTAGATACAGCTCTTGATAATAAATTTAATTAA
- a CDS encoding RNA 2'-phosphotransferase: MNEKETKSISKFLSLVLRHSPEKIGLKLDEKGWADVNELIEKCTKKGNRLDAELLDYVVENNDKKRFAFNEDKTKIRASQGHSISVDLNLTETEPSEYLYHGTVGKFIESIQKEGLKKMSRQHVHLSKDKETAIKVGSRRGAAQILTVKSGAMHRDGFKFYLSENNVWLTDVVPAKYIEFKS, from the coding sequence ATGAATGAAAAAGAAACAAAAAGCATAAGCAAATTTTTAAGTCTGGTGCTTAGACATTCTCCAGAAAAAATCGGATTAAAATTAGATGAAAAAGGTTGGGCAGATGTCAACGAATTAATAGAAAAATGTACTAAAAAAGGAAACCGTCTCGACGCTGAACTTTTAGATTACGTAGTAGAAAATAACGATAAAAAGCGTTTTGCGTTTAATGAAGACAAAACGAAAATCAGAGCAAGTCAGGGACATTCTATTTCAGTTGACTTGAATTTAACAGAAACAGAACCTTCAGAGTATTTATACCACGGAACGGTTGGGAAGTTTATAGAAAGTATTCAGAAAGAAGGTTTAAAGAAAATGAGCCGTCAGCATGTACACCTTTCAAAAGACAAAGAAACAGCTATAAAAGTAGGAAGCAGAAGAGGAGCGGCTCAAATCTTAACCGTTAAAAGTGGCGCTATGCATCGCGACGGATTTAAATTTTATTTGTCTGAAAATAATGTCTGGCTGACTGATGTAGTTCCAGCAAAGTATATTGAATTTAAATCTTAA